The Denticeps clupeoides chromosome 10, fDenClu1.1, whole genome shotgun sequence DNA window gaaccttggcggctcgggactcgaaccggcaaccttctgattacaggggccacttccttaactgccaggccacaactgtctgataaatgccataaatttaaatgattgACTTCATCTTCTGTTAAGGTGATTGCCCTAGTGTGACAGATGTTAGACACACAACCGGGTGCCGAACAGCCGTGTACCCCTAAAATCAACACTACTTTCAACGCAGTAATTaaaatcttcacagacatacaaCGTTGTAGGTTTTATTCAATGAGCAGCATCAGGGCccttaaacatttttataactATTTTCATTTATCCAGACTTCACATGGTTATGTCTCTGTGCTATGGTTTTTGTGAGGTGCTAACAGGGGGATTATGAAACGTGATATGcgttaaacaaaaaacagagaCCTCTCGATGTCTCGGCGGCCAATAATACTCATACttgtaggattttatttatttatatatatataatttaatcacacattttcccCAAACCTGTACAATACCAGCATTCTCATCCGATTGTTATCAGTAAGCACACGTCAGCACAAGCAAAATCAattcacacaaataaatgcTTTAGTCCGCAAAAACTGACATATCGGACCACTTTCGACTAAACACAGGTTATTTCCAATAGCACTTAAACAATTTTGGATTATTAAAGGCGCGTCTCCGCTTTAAAATTTTGCGCGCTTCGGCAAGCCGGTCGGCCATCTTTGTCTGAGCCTCGTCACCTACTTTAACATCTAATGTGGACATCTTAATAATTGCTGGTCATCCCATATGTCTCAGCATACTCCCAGAACGTTGGGAATTGACGCACTGAATCGCGATGCTCCTTTTATAACGACGAGTACTTACCGTTTTATCATTTAACACAGCAGCGCAAGGCACTCACGCACCTCGCCTTCTTCCCCTTTACCACAACTCTCTTTCTCTGCGTGACGAGCGCCTCTCTGCCCATTAAGCCCCGCCCATATCGAGCTATGATTGGTTAGAAACTCCCATCAACATTGTGCAATAGGTGGAAGCCACTGTCAATCACTCGGAGTCTTTCGGCTTCAAATGACACATTGTCCAACCTAGAGAGTTAAATCTAAAACATTATACTATTGCAAcgacatgaaaatgaaatggacTGACCCTTGAGTATATAAAAAGTTCATATTTAATGATCAATAGAATTTCGTTAAATAAAAACGAATCATTTCTTCTTTCCATAAAGTAGCCAGGCCCTGTACATTCCCCTCAATTTCCTGAGATTCGGCTTTGACTGGGCCTGTAAAACGAACAGTCACAGAGAAGGTAGACTAAAATGACAAGTTTAAAAAACTGgaacgttaaaaaaaacaaaaaacatctgTCACTCTGAAAAAGTATAAAAACCACATTGTAATGCCCACAGGAAAGGCTTCCTTGAATTTATTTGCCAGGGTTCTACCTGCTCGTGGTCATCAAGATGGCGTAGGTCAACAAGTGGAGTAATGGAGGGCCGTCCGTGAGCACACTGAAATGGCAGCTGGCAGTAGGAGAGGGATCCCACCAGACTACGACACTCATCGCTGCTCAGAACGTGGTTGAATTTTATTGCTCCTGTGCAGTGGTAAGATTTTTATGATTAAACATGCCCATCAGCCTGGCCTTGACCTGAGCTGTAATGTTTTGTTGTTTGCTGACGGACCATGGCAGGCCTGAGAAGCAAGGACGTTGTGTACGGTGAGAGGGAGAGTTCCTCTAACTCTGCCAGTAGAACGCAGaagctggagaaaaaaagactttatgAGAAAGAAAGACTTTATGCAAAAtgttaaacacaaaaacatgcttCCACATAAAAAACCATCTTACCTCAATCTGTTCTTTTAGGTATTCCTAGTTTCAGTTAGAGTATAGAAGTACAATGAACAACATAAATGGTATGAAAGTACGTTAACAGGGCACATCATGCAAAACTGTACAATAAAGGATACCTCTGCTAGAGACATGATAACTGAGGTTCTGCCACGACGTAACTCATTGCTCTCTTTCTCCATGAAACACACCGGAAGCTTTCCCAGCAACACACAACACTTTCCTGTCTGTGGGAATTCCACTTCCAACCCTAGCCTTCTCAAGAGCGGCTCACATGACCTGCAACACAGTTACATGTCGCtaaagtgaaattaaattacATCCGCTGCTTGTCCATGCTTAACAACAAAGAAACAGAATGACTAACCGCAGGAGTCTGATCTCTTCTTCACTCACGCTGACTTCTAAAGGAGGGGACACCGTGGAGCAGCTCAGCCTCTTCTGGCCTGAATTCTCTGGGTCTTCTTCATAGGAGTCTAGATAGCATATGCAGCAGAAGCTCACAAAATAGAACTACTGCATGAGcacaatattaaatgtatttttttgagtTTGCAATGGACCTTTTCATGTCTCATCAATTGCTTTTCTTTCAAAGTAATCTTATCAGGACCATTTTCTTTAGAAACGCAATGACACAATGGAAATGTGAGGCCATGCATCGTGGCAAAACTGAACCTTTATTATTATGGGCCAAATTGAAACAGAGAGGGGAAACCCACCTGCCACCAGCCCTTCCAGACGAATTCTCTCATGCGCTGCATGCTGATCAACTAACACCAACAGGCTGCCTAcaccaccaaaacacacatatttatgtgCATGATACAAGGAAGGAAACAGTAAATGAAACACAGCCATTACCTTCAGGTTCATTGTAGTCTTTTGTCTCTTGGTCTTCTGTTTTTATAAGACAGGCCAAAAACTTTTTGTCCACTTGATTTATCACCTACATAAACAGGAGTGAGAAGAAATATTTTGATTAGATTATTTAATAATCTTGAGAAGTGGTTTCCCagaaggtaaggaagcagattcgtaatcggaaggtcccCAACaaccaaggtaccgtccccacacactgctccctcggcGCTCACTAAgatgatggattaaatgcagaggacacatttcgttgtgtgtaccatgtttcacaatgacaatcacttcactctcaatGTGAGAAAAGAAAATTGCCTTCATAGTGTGGATCATATCCTTGGTAAAGCAATATGGGAACAAGATGTTGTGGATTTTCACAGCTAGACTCTCTGCCTGTCCTCTGGTCACATCCAGtgcaacctgaaaaaaaaaaacaacatttaagaATAATCAGGTTTACACATGGCACTTGTTTCAATTAAAGATGTACATTACGATACACTGGATCTAGCTTACATTTGGTGGTCGAGCAAAGACAGGGTTATTCCATTCAGAAAACTGAGATGACAAAGAATTAGGGTTCTCACTGTCAccttaaaaaaagacatacagAGACATGGCCCAGTTAAAAATGACACCCACAAACCCTAAAGCTTCAAACttaatttcacaaaaatgaCATTGTCATTTAAAAGCCTGAACTAAGCTGGTATCATATAGATTCTATCTGCTACAGTTGTACCTGCAGTTCTACGTTCTGCCCCTGCACTCACTACTCTCTCTGCCCTGGATGTGGGAAGAAAAGGCCCCACTGCTGCAATCTGAAAGGGGTAACATCTGTACTCAATCCCTACAGAGCAAGGAAAGGATCAATTAAAAGACACAAACCTCTGtgagaaaaaaggacaaagtaTAGAAGAGGAAGGGATAAATTTACCTTTTTTGGAAAGGACACTGACAGCCATGTTAGCGACACCTGAAGTGCAGGAATCTTGAGTCCCTTCTTTAGCTGTTCTTTCCTGTTTGGCAACTTCCTTGACTTTACCAGTATAGACCAGCCTCTCAAAACCATCTGTCACCAAGGCACTTGATGTGGTGGCCCTGCATATGGTGGACATCTCTTGGGTGTCCACCACCTCAGCTGACATTAGGTGTCCTGTAATTGACTGTGGCTCTGTTACAGTACGAGACTGGCTGTGGGACGCGTCTTCACCACTGCGTCCCACTGGTTCATCTGGTGGGTCTGCgcattgtaaaatgtgtgcAGTCTCACAACTTTCACAGCAACTGTCCATGGCATTCCCCCCTGGGCATAAAGTATGCTGTGCCACAGTGTACGACTCCTCGTTGCCACAATCGCCTTTatttttcaatgcattaaacaagcCCCCAGCCCCAAAGCTGTTCTCCCCAGTCTGCTGCTGATTCAAATGCGAGAGTTTAGCAGCTAACGTTAATTTACTTCTCTTGCTTGGACCCGACATATGACTATGACTTGTGTAGGCTGACAGGGTTAACAGGCCATCCTCTGCCGTTCCTGGGCCTGGCTTGCTGGAGGGACGCTCGAAATGCGTAGCTGTTTTATCAGGGCCAGTTGCTTTGCTCAACATGGGCAAGTGATTGCTGTTCACATCCAGAGATCCTGGTTTGGTTTTGGCCAGAGTGCCAAACACCCTTTTGAACTTGTCCAAAGAGCTAATCTTAGAGGTCAAACTCAGCTTGTGGTGTGTCATCATCTGGGATGTTTTAGGAGGGAGGTTAAAAGCACTGTCTGAGTCTACAAGCTCACTTTTTGGCACTAAATATGAAGCGCAGTGGTCAGTTACTAACATTTTCAAACGGTCAGTTCTTTCATCTGTTAAATTTGTCCTGAAATTCGTACCAGCCATAACACAGTCACTAAAATCTGAACAAGAATGGGAAGCAGAGGTAGAATTCCTGTCCTGGAATTCTGTCTTCAGAAGAAGGGCATGTTCCTCAGATGTGGGAATATCTGTTGACTGGTGCTTTGGTTTGGTTAATGTGCCGTACATCTGTTTGAACCGGTCCAAAGGGCTGACTTCAGGTGTCAAAGCCAGCTTTGGAGGTGGAGTGTCTTTCTGGTCACTTCGTGACAATAAAATAGTCCTCTTCCGTTCACTGTGTTCATTTAGAAAGTTACTTTCTGCTTTACCATTTCTGTCTATTTTGGATGTCCTGGAGCCTTCGTTGTTAGCCATAGTATTTTTATTGGCACTGGTGTGTGACGCACCATCTCTAAAGAACACATCAGGATTACAATTAGCATTAGAAACCGACAAAGTAGCCAGTAGTGATGCCTCAGTTGCCAAAGAACATTCCTGGGATTCAGTGGTGGTGTCCATAAGAaggacattttgttcatttgtggtTTTGGGTTCTAAAATGTATTCTCCGGTATACTCCACTTCATCAGGGGATTCATCCTCATGTGCCTCCTGTCTTTCGTCCCGTACAGCTTCATCAGCTGAGGTTTGGCCCAGACCGCCTTTATCCTTAAAAACCACAGCAGGCTTTCTATGGACAGGTTTGGACGAGAGCATTGTCCCTATACTGCCCTCACCATTAACACACTGCCCATCAGCCTGGCCTCGAGCCGAGCTGTAATTCTGTTCAGCGGAACCTGTCGAAACTAGACACTGTTGGAGGTCGTGCGGCAAAAGCTCAGACACCAAGTTCTCCTTGATGAGAAACGCCCTCACTCCTTCCTCCACGCAGGACAGCACTGCATCCCAGTCTTTGAACTCAATAAGGGTTTTCGCAGGCTCCAGACAGACGTCGTACTCGGAGTACTGGCATTTGATGTTGACGACGTAAACCCCGTGCAGCTCCGCCCCGCCTCCTCGTTTGGGACTGGCGGTGGTGCAGGAGACGCTAGGGCTGCCGCTCGGCTTATTTGCGCTGCTCACCTTCCGCAAGAGGCAGTTCAGCAGCTTATGGATGCGCGTTTTCAGCAGCAGCCTCTTGTTCACGTACAGGAACTGCAGGCTGCTGTTGTAATGGCCCTCGCGTCCTATGTGGCCTGTCATTTCAAACTGGCCAGTGGAGTAACTGATCTCGCCAAGCTTCTGGGCCCTCCCAGTGCCATGGATTTGCACAAACCTGTAGTACGTGCTTTTGGCTTTGGACAACTGCACCAGCATGGACCCTGCACACTCCTTCTTCACAGTAAAAGACACAGACGGGTGCAGGAGGGACACGGCCTCCACTCGCTGCCGGATCCTGTCCAATTCCAGCACGGGGTCCAGCCGTTTCCTTCTCACAGGCATGTTGTGGAAAATGTTGCAGACCACCACCGTTGTGCCAGCGGATGGGCGGGTGGTCTCGGCTTCAAACACGTCCAGTCCTTTTCCACAGTCAAAGACCTTCACGAAGGTCTTCACCGACAGCTTGGTCCTGGATGAGATCTCCAACAGGGCGGAGAGGGTACTCATGCTGGCGAGCGCCTCTCCCCTAAATCCATAGAACCTGAGGTTCTCCAAATCGGCCAGACAGCTACATTTGCTGGTGTGGTATCTCTTTCCCACGTTCCCCAGGTCCTCCCGGTCGATGCCCGAGCCATTGTCCAGCACCTTTACCTTGCCGGCCTCTACGTCCACCTTCACCGCGACGCACGTCGCTCCAGCGTCGATGCTGTTGAGAAGCAGCTCCTCTACACACTGCTGCAGTGAAAATATGGCGATGCCGGAACGAAGTCTGGCCTGCACGTCTGCAGATAAACACTTGATCGCCATTGCTTATTTCACACGCGTTGTAAAAGCCCGTAGGCAGCAGGGTACGTCAGCACTTGTAGCATTTAGAGTCATGTTGTCCGCCGTTGAATCCTGCGACCGCGCGTCCGTTCGTGTTTACATCTCACTCGTGGCTTCTCCCAAAACGCGGCCGGCCGCTGGCGCTTTGCGCTCCACACTGCCCCCCTTCGGCTCGAGTGGGCAAATGCGCCGTAAAACCAACAGCGCCAAGCGTGGCGGTGTTCAGACGTGAAAtaagttgactttttttatttgatgcttTCGAACTTCTCGTATGTTCAGTCAAGTGGAGTTTTATAGGCTGGAGCAACCGTTTACTTTGGGCACCTTTACTCTAACTCAATTACAATATGCACCTTAGGAAGAACCCGGGAAGCCAGATTATTTACCTCCATCAGGTGTATTAATGATGGATTCGAACCCATCTGTGGTCATCTCtatgaaacaaaaagaaatgatcaTTACCTAGGCTCCTacataatgaaaaacatttagCATGTTTCAAGACAGAAAACCTAAGTGTAAACGGCTGCACTTAATTTGGCTATTCGTAATTAGATAAACTGTCCCAATATCGAGTGTTAAATACGCACTTGATATGGACAAATCAGTCAAGTTATTCCCCATCATACACCGGATTAAAGAGAGTGTGCTACAGTTTAAATGAACCCCCATACAAGCAGGTTTAAGTTTTTATAATATGATGTCTAtgcatggaattttttttcatgtaccgAGCCCATAGTTCcaaaagtataattttttttagaatgtacataaaacataatacaGTGATTCCGAGCTCAAATGCTTTATACAAAGAATCTTGTTAGCAGAGATCCATTTTCATCAACTTTTTAATaccaagaaaccaaaaaaaaaaaaaaagggaaataaaatgaagtgatgtATACCTTGCCCACGACCAAAACCAAGCATTGTTGTCAGGCTTTAAAAACGGCTTAGAAAGACACGAGGCAGGTCAAGGGAGACAAAAACGCTGCATAACCTGCTATGGCCAGTTTAAAAGTCAAGTAATAAATAGAATGTAACATTTTTTGactaaaatataacaaaattgTACAATTCTCAAGCAACAGCGAATGAGTACATCAAGCACATTAGCATTGCaagacattgttttttttgttttcatgggTGATGGCTAAAATACTAGGTCCCTCAGAATTCCACAATTCCTATAATACAAAAATGAGTGACATCAAAAATAGTATTTACACATtcttaataaataatttgttttgcttactttatttttcttgagtttttttattattgccaCATTTAGGGGTATAGGGAGGTAGGTACAGAAACCCTGgagtgcaataaaaaataatacaatgcaGTATATTCAAATACAGATCAAGAACACGAACGCAAATGAGAGAACACAACAGCGGACGTGAAATAAGCTACAAGCTCAGGGGCGTTCGGGACACAAGAGACAGGTTTATACTGAATATTGTGTGCTTGTTGCTGACTGGACAAGGAGCTTGTCCGTGATCAGTGCGAGGGCCCAGTGGAACCGGCTTTTATCTGTTCGTCTGGTTCCCTTTGAGGGCCGCTCACCTAACGTTCCGTCTGCGCGTTCCTGAATTTGCGGCTGTGGAATATTTGTGTTGTGTTCAATGATTTGCCGTCTtttgccccgccccttcccctcACTCCAGGGCTTCTGTAAGCTGGCCCTGGACAACCATACAACAGATCTGAAGAGAGCAATGAAAATTCGACAggttctgtgtgctgcgctAGCAAAAGGACGGGCGTGATGAAGGGACGTATCTGCATGTGTTTATTTCGGTAGAGGGGGTAGAGGGGGCGGAGGTTCCATTGGCAGTGGTGGGGGTCGAGATCCGCCCCCTCTGGGACCTCCGGCGTATCTGTAGTCTCCGTATTGTGAGCGATAGTCAAACATTTGTGGATGTGAGGGCTGAACCCCCTGAGCGCTCAGGAGCGAGTTGAGCATGTCGAACGTGTCCTGGAACTCATTGGACTGTCCGCCGGACGCAGGCGCGCCGTGCCCGTTGGTGTCGGACTTGTCGGCCTTGCCGTGGGAGTAGCCGCCCGGGTGGTGCGGGAGCCCCAGCGGGGGCAGCGGGTCCAGGCCGTGAGTCAGGCTGGGCAGGGACGGCAGCTGGTAGGAGTTCCGGGAGGATTTGCTGGCTTTGGGCGGGTGGGAGCTGGAGCCCGCCGCCGAGGGGTCTTGCACGTGCTGCCGCTTTCGAGACGAGGAGGAAGAGCTGATTCTCGAGGAGGATGAAGAAGTGGATTCCCCAGAGGGCTTCTTAGTGCTGGCCATTGCTGCGGCCGAGCTGGACGAGTGTTTATGACtagaggaggaagacgaggaggagcTGAAAGAGCCAGCACTGCTAGAGGACGAggaatggtggtggtggtgatggtggtggtggttggagCGCTCCCGGTGCTTATCCCGGCTCTTACTCTCTTCTCCCCCTGAGCCTCCCCGCCTCTCTGGGATACGGATGCGAACTTTAATGTCCTGTTCGTTTGCCCGgctccctcctccaccaccactcGCCCCCCCAGTGTGGCCgcctcccccttctcctcccGCTGTCTCAGGCAGAGGGAAGCGCATCTTCCTCTCATCCAGCGGGATTTTAAGGATAATTGGCGAAGTGTTGCTGAggtcagaggaggaggagctagACTGGTGCTGATGATGCTTCTCCTTCCTCTGTTGGCCAATCAGCGCTCTTGACGCTAAAGCGTATTCGCGCTTGACACTGGCCTCCATGTTCTCCAGCTTCCTCTTCTGTGCCGCCAGAGACTCGGCGTGCTTAGCGCGGTACTCGTTGAGTGAAACCCGGGCTGGTGCATGCATTTCATGATTGGGCTGGGGCAGCTGATCCGTGCCCGCGGGCTTGGCGCCAGGCTGCCAGTGCTGGGTTCCTGAAGGGCCCAAGGGTCGGTCCTTGCCATCCAATGCAGAAGAGGAGCCGGTGGAAGGGGCAGAGAGGCTCATGAGGCCAGCCAGTGTGCTCTCAGAGGAGGCCATGGAGATCATGTTCATCATGGCTTCTGTCTGGTCACCCTCCTCTTGTGTCTTGGGTTTCGACTTCACGGCATGGCCTCCCGCctaacacacataaaaaaaaaccaagattAGTATAATTTATATTCACTCAAATCACACTGTAAACATACATAATAGGAAGGGGGCAGCTACTGGAGTCAGATTTACCTTCCAATTGCGGATGCGTTTTAACCTGCTGGGCGTCTTCTCCAGGATCTGTAGAAACTCATGTGTGAGTTCtgtggacaataaaaaaaaaaaaaaagtcacgttCAAAGAAGAGCCGGGCAAAAACAGGAAATATACGTAATGACAATAatctctagcaaacttcagacgcACCAATATAGACAATTAGCAAGCAGCCAGTTAGTGGCTGATAAAAAATTATATCCCAATGCCCATagatatttactttactttactttactttatttggcagacgcttttatccaaagcgacttacaatgggaagacaccagcaattctcgttcgatttctatagaatatcaagtatacaaactaagagccctgataaggcttagacttgtcattgaagaacatgctcggagagtgttgggtgctagactaagaaaaattataatgtatttatacattttgtatttgtttgttaaatgtgtatgcatgtgtatgtgttaaatttgtctgtaccACTTTATTAATGTCAAAATACACTATTACACTGTTGAAAGTGgaacgattgtcattgtgaagaacagcacatggtgacacaatgaaatgtgtcctctgcttttaaccatcaccctaagtaagtggtgggcagccatgacaggtgcccggacggttcgggattcgattactaggccaccactgccccaggcgtAAAGgcatacagaaataaatattacCATTCTGCAATAGCACGAGTAGGCGACCCCCTGGTCAACAACAGGAGCAGCAAGGAAGACCGAAACAAACACAGCGCTCCTTCATAGTGACTACGTTCCTATGCCTCCGGTGATTTCTCGGCTGCTTGTTCCTGGAGTATCCCTGACTGTCTGACTGATCGCCGAAATTCGACCCTGCTCACTTCCCCAGACCTAGCTTCAAAAAACAGTTTCCACGGTAACAAACTAAGCTTGTGGCCAGTTTCCAAAATGTGCAGACACCGCGGTACGTCGCGTTCATCACGACCAACAGAAGCAGATCCCGCTCTCCTCACCACCTCATGCCCGCTGCAAAGGGTGAGCCGCCCAACCGCACCACTCGGCATAGACGACCCGTTTCTAGTCTAGTCTAGTCGGGAGCCGCTACCTGAAATGGTAGtagtaattaaaaatatttaaccaagccataaaatgtgcaaaatggccAACAATATGCTAGAGATGCAAATATCTGACCCTACGCAGAACTGTATTGTCTTTCAGCTGATAAACATCAACAATCAGTATCCAATTTAAAACCAGAGCTGGTACACGCCTAcaatatgcatgcacacacctcAATATCAACTGTGTATGTAGTGCTACAGCCCTCATGTAAATTACTCTGCTGCCCATACCGTCCAGCAGTTCGAGGGTGACCGTCGTGTCCACATATTCCCACCAGTGCTTGCTGTCTGTTGAAACCGGGATCTCCCAGTTGGACCACTTACAAGCCAGATGGATGCACACACATGCCACTATGGGAGGACTATATTGCAGGCAGAATGTGGTCAAGTGTAAACTGCAGAGACAACACAGACAACAAACCCGATTAGTCCATGTGAATGCATGGGATCTACATACCGACCACTGTTCCTACTTCTCTACAATGCTACAAGTGGCATGTAAAACTGGACACACACCTGTTAGTCGCCATGTAATAAGACGTCTGTGCCAAGTCTTTACTCGCTGgaacaaaatatgaaatgaaaaaagtgaatacaACACAATTTGCCCTCAGTAATAAACTCGGGCTGGATCCATACCTCGGACAAGCTGTGTGCACTTCACaacgtgtgtgtggggatggtcaATGGTGATCTCGAAAGCTAAAATAAGAGCAGCAACAGGGAAAGACAAGAAACACAGGAAGTGAGCAGAAGGCAATAACCAATGATAAAAGGCCAACAGGGCAAAATACAAAGGAGCTGTAGGATGTGCATAGATCTATTTTCCACACTACACTGAAATAAGTGTATTAAAGGGGTGTGGTGCTTTGATTCTTCTGTTGTTTGAGCCTGGATAAAACAAATGTCAAGTACTTTGAGAGTGGGCGGCTTCCCACGCTTTTCCAGAAGGTCACCAAGGACACAAAACGTCCACAGCCAAGGACAATGTCCTTTATCAACATATATTATGCTAATGATTTCACAagcaatcacagaaaaaaatcaaaacaaaacttGCTCCCACAGCAAAGAAAAATGGCAGCTGAGGAGAATTGAGGAGAGCTGTGGGCGACAATAGAGACCTTAGATCTTGTCAGTGAAGCTCTCAGCTCTGGGGAGTCCAGGACCCCAATTTCCCCCTGCTTCACTTACCCAGGGTCTGCAGTATAATGCTCTCAAGAATGACCAGGTCTTGGGCTTGCTGCAGGTAAGCCTGAGGTTGAGAGGACAGGCAGGTTACTCATGGGGAGGAActctttgctctctctctctatctctctctatctctctcataTCAAGCGtgctctcgttctctctctctctctctctctctctctctctctcacttgctcGCTTCAGCCCCTAGCCACCgattgtgtggtgtttgtggagGTTCACTTGCGCTTGTTGGTGACTGAGCAATGTGGCCCTTTCCCACTTTTTTAAACGGAGAGCCAGATCCGCAGAGGTTTATGAATTCACACCCGGTGAAACCTTGTCGTAGCCACTGATTACGCTTTACGCATGAGCACTTTTCATGAGAAGAAACAAGTTTCATGGTTTGGTttttacacaaaatgaaatgcaacataaaaaaaaaagaaagactaaCAGACCTGTCGACCATCAATGTCTCGCTAACATTCACTCAGCACTAAAGTATAATGGTCAATGCCAAATGCAACACAGAATAGAGCTACTTTAACTTAATTATACCAATAGTTGTGCCTATTACACATTAATTAAATAGGATTAATTAAATGCACTTCGATGGGAGTGAAATTTGAATCAATTTATAGGCCAATGAAAGTGGTCTacgtaaaaaaatgtatacagtgAAATCCCACTGACATTAAAAGCAGTAAAAACGCTAAGAGGCTTGACATCTGATGTTGTCCATTGGCAAGTCAAACGGGACAAACTGAAACCAACACACTCAAGCCGGAATCACTTATACGGCCAGCACCCACAACACACAGGCCTGTTTACACTACAAAAGCCACCAATTACACTACGCTGATGGGGTCACATCGAGCACAGCTCTGTACCCAGGACTATGACTACGTGGAAGGGGAGAAAATACAAAAGTCATCAACATTTCAGGGTTAAAAAGGCCGGAGCCCAGGGGTGCTTACATCACTGCGTGTGTCTGG harbors:
- the LOC114798660 gene encoding DNA mismatch repair protein Mlh3-like gives rise to the protein MAIKCLSADVQARLRSGIAIFSLQQCVEELLLNSIDAGATCVAVKVDVEAGKVKVLDNGSGIDREDLGNVGKRYHTSKCSCLADLENLRFYGFRGEALASMSTLSALLEISSRTKLSVKTFVKVFDCGKGLDVFEAETTRPSAGTTVVVCNIFHNMPVRRKRLDPVLELDRIRQRVEAVSLLHPSVSFTVKKECAGSMLVQLSKAKSTYYRFVQIHGTGRAQKLGEISYSTGQFEMTGHIGREGHYNSSLQFLYVNKRLLLKTRIHKLLNCLLRKVSSANKPSGSPSVSCTTASPKRGGGAELHGVYVVNIKCQYSEYDVCLEPAKTLIEFKDWDAVLSCVEEGVRAFLIKENLVSELLPHDLQQCLVSTGSAEQNYSSARGQADGQCVNGEGSIGTMLSSKPVHRKPAVVFKDKGGLGQTSADEAVRDERQEAHEDESPDEVEYTGEYILEPKTTNEQNVLLMDTTTESQECSLATEASLLATLSVSNANCNPDVFFRDGASHTSANKNTMANNEGSRTSKIDRNGKAESNFLNEHSERKRTILLSRSDQKDTPPPKLALTPEVSPLDRFKQMYGTLTKPKHQSTDIPTSEEHALLLKTEFQDRNSTSASHSCSDFSDCVMAGTNFRTNLTDERTDRLKMLVTDHCASYLVPKSELVDSDSAFNLPPKTSQMMTHHKLSLTSKISSLDKFKRVFGTLAKTKPGSLDVNSNHLPMLSKATGPDKTATHFERPSSKPGPGTAEDGLLTLSAYTSHSHMSGPSKRSKLTLAAKLSHLNQQQTGENSFGAGGLFNALKNKGDCGNEESYTVAQHTLCPGGNAMDSCCESCETAHILQCADPPDEPVGRSGEDASHSQSRTVTEPQSITGHLMSAEVVDTQEMSTICRATTSSALVTDGFERLVYTGKVKEVAKQERTAKEGTQDSCTSGVANMAVSVLSKKGIEYRCYPFQIAAVGPFLPTSRAERVVSAGAERRTAGDSENPNSLSSQFSEWNNPVFARPPNVALDVTRGQAESLAVKIHNILFPYCFTKDMIHTMKVINQVDKKFLACLIKTEDQETKDYNEPEGSLLVLVDQHAAHERIRLEGLVADSYEEDPENSGQKRLSCSTVSPPLEVSVSEEEIRLLRSCEPLLRRLGLEVEFPQTGKCCVLLGKLPVCFMEKESNELRRGRTSVIMSLAEVSFIVQFCMMCPVNVLSYHLCCSLYFYTLTETRNT
- the LOC114798863 gene encoding cyclin-T1-like, which translates into the protein MATSLPSLPATKSKWYFTREQIENNPSRRAGLDPDKELSYRQQAANLLQDMGQRLNVSQLTINTAIVYMHRFYMIQSFTRFHRNVIAPAALFLAAKVEEQPRKLEHVIKVTHACLNPQDPPPDTRSDAYLQQAQDLVILESIILQTLAFEITIDHPHTHVVKCTQLVRASKDLAQTSYYMATNSLHLTTFCLQYSPPIVACVCIHLACKWSNWEIPVSTDSKHWWEYVDTTVTLELLDELTHEFLQILEKTPSRLKRIRNWKAGGHAVKSKPKTQEEGDQTEAMMNMISMASSESTLAGLMSLSAPSTGSSSALDGKDRPLGPSGTQHWQPGAKPAGTDQLPQPNHEMHAPARVSLNEYRAKHAESLAAQKRKLENMEASVKREYALASRALIGQQRKEKHHQHQSSSSSSDLSNTSPIILKIPLDERKMRFPLPETAGGEGGGGHTGGASGGGGGSRANEQDIKVRIRIPERRGGSGGEESKSRDKHRERSNHHHHHHHHHSSSSSSAGSFSSSSSSSSSHKHSSSSAAAMASTKKPSGESTSSSSSRISSSSSSRKRQHVQDPSAAGSSSHPPKASKSSRNSYQLPSLPSLTHGLDPLPPLGLPHHPGGYSHGKADKSDTNGHGAPASGGQSNEFQDTFDMLNSLLSAQGVQPSHPQMFDYRSQYGDYRYAGGPRGGGSRPPPLPMEPPPPLPPLPK